The Gammaproteobacteria bacterium CG11_big_fil_rev_8_21_14_0_20_46_22 sequence AACACTGTCTGCATTTTTTGATTTATCTTGCGGATACAGCGTTGTTAAAAAACTATTGCTGTGCGGATCAATTAAAATGGCAGAACTTAAATCCCATCTGGCATAACGCACCGTTAAATTTTCCAGATGACGATACTGCGATGGTATTTCAAAACGACATCCATTAATCGTCAATGTTCCATCTGATCTGCGCTGACGTCTTTTCACTTCCTCGCAAAATGCATGTTTTAATACGAGCATTTCAGGACAAGCTCGTCCTACATTTTTTTCATTTAAATATCGATCAAGCGGCGTTGCTGCAATTTCAGAATGAACCTTGCGATGATATTCAAATTCAATCCAAGCAATCGTGGCATTATTTAAAAGCGATAACGTCAGTTCAGATTCACCCTCGAGCATCGCCATCAAACGACCTTCCACTTGCGCCCAAAACACTTCTTGTTTCGCATTTTGATAAGGACTGTACGGCAATGTGGGTTGATGCAAGATAGAAAGACGCTCTAATCCTTGCGTAAATTCAGCAGATATCATCGCAGAGCCGTTATCGCTCATGAGGGCGCGTGGTAGTGCGCGTTTTTGCAATGCTTGCATAAAGCCATGCACTAAGCTTTCTGCTGTCTCATCCAAATACCACTGTGCATGACAAATGAGACGTGAATGATCGTCTAATATGGCAAGTAACAATGGCTTGCGCCATTTCCCATCTTTATCCAGTATGTTTCGTGATCCGTGGTGAAAATCTAGATGCCACAATGCATTGACGTGTTCCACTTCGTAACTGCGTACTTCGCGTGATTCCAATCTTTCAGTGGCGATAACAGCCCCTGCAGTCTGTCTTTGTTTGACAACACGCCGCTTTGTAAAACCCTGTG is a genomic window containing:
- a CDS encoding IS481 family transposase, which translates into the protein MATNKQNAQSNHASWARFRFSIIGPLLSAPPESGCLKQELTELSKKQWKNPITGDPISFSVSTLERWYYAAKRSQDPIERLRVKRRSDAAHTRALSSELKLAVKNQYREHPGWSYQLHRDNLATIAKQLIPPVPEPSYSTIFRYMKSQGFTKRRVVKQRQTAGAVIATERLESREVRSYEVEHVNALWHLDFHHGSRNILDKDGKWRKPLLLAILDDHSRLICHAQWYLDETAESLVHGFMQALQKRALPRALMSDNGSAMISAEFTQGLERLSILHQPTLPYSPYQNAKQEVFWAQVEGRLMAMLEGESELTLSLLNNATIAWIEFEYHRKVHSEIAATPLDRYLNEKNVGRACPEMLVLKHAFCEEVKRRQRRSDGTLTINGCRFEIPSQYRHLENLTVRYARWDLSSAILIDPHSNSFLTTLYPQDKSKNADSVRRTLVRDNTPQHDTPPTGIAPLLKDLMAQYSATGFPPAYLSTKEKEEM